From the Lathyrus oleraceus cultivar Zhongwan6 chromosome 4, CAAS_Psat_ZW6_1.0, whole genome shotgun sequence genome, one window contains:
- the LOC127135388 gene encoding amino acid transporter AVT3C — protein sequence MRLEEEYTPLLSNAPPLSSKSKTFANIFISIVGAGVLGLPYSFKKTGWVMGLLMLFSVAFLTYYCMMLLVQTRRRLESMAEFPKINSFGDLGYATSGPFGRICIDIMIVLTQAGFCVSYLIFISTTLVYLSNNNTSSTILSSSLGFTPKVLFIWVCFPFQLGLNAIPSLTHLAPLSIFADVVDVGAMGVVMIKDVFIFLENRPPLKTFGGLSVFLYGLGVAVYAFEGIGMVLPLESESKEKEKFGGVLGLGMIIISLLFGAFGCLGYLAFGEETQAIITTNLGQGMLSALVQLGLCVNLFFTFPMMMNPVYEVMERRLCNSKYCLWLRWLLVLMVTLVTLLVPNFADFLSLVGSSFCVFLSFVFPALFHFLVFKDELGWRCLVSDGAIVVFGTVIAVTGTWSCLMDIFYPIA from the coding sequence ATGAGGTTGGAAGAAGAATACACCCCTCTTCTTTCAAATGCACCCCCTCTATCATCTAAATCGAAAACCTTTGCAAACATCTTCATTTCCATTGTAGGTGCTGGTGTCCTTGGTCTCCCTTATAGTTTCAAAAAAACAGGATGGGTCATGGGTTTGCTTATGCTTTTCTCAGTCGCTTTTCTAACTTACTATTGCATGATGCTTCTTGTCCAAACTCGTCGCAGGCTCGAATCAATGGCGGAGTTCCCCAAGATCAATTCTTTTGGTGATTTAGGTTATGCAACAAGTGGCCCTTTTGGAAGAATTTGCATTGATATCATGATTGTCCTTACTCAAGCCGGTTTTTGTGTTAGCTACCTTATTTTCATTTCAACTACTTTGGTATATCTTTCTAATAACAACACAAGTTCAACAATATTGTCATCTTCATTGGGTTTCACACCAAAGGTTTTGTTTATTTGGGTTTGTTTTCCTTTCCAACTGGGCTTGAATGCAATTCCAAGTTTGACCCATTTGGCTCCTTTGAGTATATTTGCTGATGTTGTCGATGTTGGAGCTATGGGAGTTGTGATGATTAAGGATGTTTTTATCTTTTTGGAAAATAGACCACCTTTGAAAACTTTTGGTGGTTTATCTGTTTTTTTATACGGTTTAGGTGTGGCTGTTTATGCTTTTGAAGGAATAGGAATGGTTTTGCCTTTGGAATCAGAAtctaaagaaaaagaaaaatttGGTGGTGTTTTGGGTTTGGGAATGATAATCATTTCTTTGTTGTTTGGAGCTTTTGGTTGTTTAGGTTACCTTGCTTTTGGTGAAGAAACTCAAGCGATTATTACTACTAATCTAGGGCAAGGAATGTTAAGTGCTTTGGTTCAATTGGGTCTTTGTGTTAATCTATTTTTTACTTTTCCAATGATGATGAATCCTGTTTATGAAGTTATGGAGAGAAGATTGTGTAATTCTAAGTATTGTTTGTGGCTTAGGTGGTTGTTGGTTTTGATGGTAACTTTGGTGACTCTTTTGGTGCCTAATTTTGCTGATTTTTTGTCACTTGTTGGGAGTAGTTTTTGTGTTTTTCTTAGCTTTGTGTTTCCTGCTTTGTTTCATTTTTTGGTGTTTAAAGATGAATTGGGTTGGAGATGTTTGGTTTCGGATGGAGCAATTGTGGTGTTTGGGACTGTTATTGCAGTCACAGGAACATGGTCCTGCTTAATGGATATTTTTTACCCTATCGCTTGA